A window of the Janthinobacterium agaricidamnosum NBRC 102515 = DSM 9628 genome harbors these coding sequences:
- a CDS encoding GntR family transcriptional regulator has product MSQTSLEIKVDLNDNSPLYMQIARKLSDDVRNGRYQVDQALPSERTLSELLDVSRVTARKAIDQLVDQGLVVRRRGSGNYIAPRIEQPLSNLSSFSEQLKQRGYQPASRWLKRDIVTATADEQLSLALSPNTKVARLERLRLADEVVMAYEVSILPQSIVANPEAVGASLYEYLSSIGRAPVRALQHIRAMNSGAELAGKLGVPEGQAVLFITRIAYLESGQPVELTHSYCRSDHYDFVAEMRRTP; this is encoded by the coding sequence ATGAGCCAGACCAGCTTGGAAATCAAGGTCGATTTAAACGACAATTCACCTTTGTACATGCAAATCGCGCGTAAATTGAGCGATGACGTGCGCAACGGCCGCTATCAGGTCGATCAGGCGCTGCCTTCCGAACGAACCCTGTCCGAATTGCTGGATGTATCGCGGGTGACCGCGCGCAAGGCCATCGATCAATTGGTCGACCAGGGCCTGGTGGTGCGCCGCCGCGGCTCGGGCAATTACATTGCGCCGCGCATCGAACAACCGTTGTCGAATCTGTCGAGTTTTTCGGAACAATTGAAGCAGCGCGGCTATCAACCCGCTTCGCGCTGGCTGAAGCGTGACATCGTCACCGCCACGGCGGATGAGCAACTGAGCCTGGCGCTGTCGCCGAACACCAAGGTGGCGCGGCTGGAACGCCTGCGCCTGGCCGACGAGGTGGTGATGGCGTATGAAGTCAGTATTTTGCCGCAGAGCATAGTCGCCAATCCGGAAGCGGTCGGCGCGTCGCTGTATGAATACCTGAGCAGCATCGGCCGGGCGCCGGTACGCGCGCTGCAGCATATCCGGGCGATGAATTCCGGCGCCGAGCTGGCCGGCAAACTGGGTGTGCCGGAAGGCCAGGCGGTGCTGTTCATTACCCGTATCGCTTACCTGGAATCCGGCCAGCCGGTCGAGCTGACGCATTCCTATTGCCGCAGCGACCACTACGACTTCGTGGCCGAGATGCGCCGCACGCCATAA
- a CDS encoding N-acetylmuramic acid 6-phosphate etherase, with protein MLSTETPSQRHPDLDLYPANRLVDTLIGDHFDAVGAVHRAAPQITAAVTAALPRIAAGGRLIYAGAGTSGRLGVLDSVELYPTFSWPHERALAILAGGTGAMFEAVEGAEDDRQQGALDVQALLPGTNDVVILLAASGATPYVLGALHAARAAGALTIGIANNRAAPVSVEAAIGITLDTGMEVISGSTRLKAGTAQKIALNTISTALMVRLNKTYGNLMVDLKATNAKLLQRAVGLTMHATGADQATARAVLEQCGFHVKVAIVALSKKITTDQAQALLDGANGSVRMALAP; from the coding sequence ATGTTATCGACTGAAACCCCCAGCCAACGGCATCCCGACCTGGATCTCTACCCTGCCAACCGGCTGGTCGACACGCTGATCGGCGATCATTTCGACGCGGTGGGCGCGGTGCACCGCGCCGCGCCGCAGATCACGGCCGCCGTCACGGCGGCGTTGCCGCGCATCGCGGCCGGCGGCCGGCTGATCTATGCGGGCGCCGGCACCTCCGGCAGATTGGGCGTGCTGGACAGCGTCGAACTGTATCCCACATTTTCTTGGCCGCATGAACGGGCGCTGGCGATCCTGGCCGGCGGCACGGGCGCGATGTTCGAAGCCGTCGAAGGCGCGGAAGACGACCGTCAGCAAGGCGCGCTGGATGTGCAAGCCTTGTTGCCTGGCACCAACGATGTGGTGATCTTGCTGGCCGCATCCGGCGCCACGCCGTATGTGCTGGGCGCGCTGCACGCCGCGCGGGCCGCGGGCGCCTTGACCATCGGCATCGCCAACAACCGCGCCGCGCCGGTCAGTGTCGAGGCCGCGATCGGCATCACGCTCGATACCGGCATGGAAGTGATTTCCGGCAGCACCCGCCTGAAAGCCGGCACCGCGCAAAAAATTGCCTTGAACACGATTTCGACGGCATTGATGGTGCGTTTGAACAAAACTTACGGAAACTTGATGGTAGACTTGAAGGCGACCAACGCCAAGCTGCTGCAGCGCGCCGTCGGTCTGACCATGCACGCCACCGGCGCCGATCAGGCAACCGCGCGGGCCGTGCTGGAACAATGCGGGTTTCACGTCAAGGTCGCGATAGTTGCCTTGTCCAAGAAGATAACGACAGACCAGGCACAGGCATTGTTGGATGGAGCAAACGGCAGTGTGCGCATGGCACTGGCGCCATAA